A single Seriola aureovittata isolate HTS-2021-v1 ecotype China chromosome 19, ASM2101889v1, whole genome shotgun sequence DNA region contains:
- the gtf2a1 gene encoding transcription initiation factor IIA subunit 1 codes for MASSANSNPVPKLYKSVIEDVINEVRELFLDEGVDEQVLLELKTLWENKLLQSKAVDGFHTEEQAALQAAQQQQQQQVQQVQQVQQVQPVTQPAQTQQVILPPQQQQAPQQQVIVQDSKILQHMSATGMSAAATAATLALPTGVTPYQQLITSQGQILQVVRAPNGAQYIIQPQQQILLQQQMQPGGVQAPVIQQVLAPLQGGPQQTGVIIQPQQIVLASNKVQGNTQVMQAAAMAPQPGQATTAALVRQIQQAQGAAAPQAQPQPQAQQQDQPQGQPQPQAQQPPMVVQVDGAGDTSSEEDEDEEEEYDEDDEEEKDKDGGEDGQVEEEPLNSGDDVSDEEDQELFDTENVVVCQYDKIHRSKNKWKFHLKDGIMNLNGRDYVFSKAIGDAEW; via the exons ATGGCGAGCTCGGCAAACTCGAACCCAGTG CCTAAACTATATAAGTCTGTGATTGAGGATGTGATCAATGAGGTGCGAGAGCTGTTCCTGGATGAGGGTGTGGATGAGCAAGTGCTTCTGGAGCTGAAAACG CTATGGGAGAACAAACTGTTGCAGTCCAAGGCAGTGGATGGCTTCCATACTGAAGAGCAGGCAGCCCTGCAGgctgctcagcagcagcagcagcagcaggttcaacAGGTCCAACAGGTCCAACAGGTCCAGCCGGTGACCCAGCCAGCACAGACTCAGCAAGTCATCCTgcccccccagcagcagcaag CTCCCCAGCAGCAAGTCATTGTTCAGGATTCCAAGATTCTTCAGCACATGAGTGCAACGGGGATG AGTGCAGCAGCTACCGCAGCAACGCTTGCTTTGCCCACAGGGGTCACCCCATACCAACAGCTCATCACCAGCCAag GTCAGATCTTGCAGGTGGTCCGTGCTCCAAATGGGGCTCAGTACATCATCCAGCCCCAGCAGCAgatcctcctgcagcagcagatgcagcctGGTGGCGTGCAGGCACCGGTCATACAACAG GTCCTGGCTCCTCTGCAGGGAGGCCCCCAACAAACAGGAGTCATCATCCAGCCACAGCAGATTGTTTTAGCTTCAAACAAAGTCCAAGGCAATACACAG GTGATGCAGGCAGCAGCTATGGCACCTCAGCCCGGTCAGGCAACAACAGCTGCTCTGGTGCGGCAGATTCAGCAAGCCCAGGGTGCAGCTGCACCACAGGCCCAACCACAGCCTCAGGCCCAGCAGCAAGACCAGCCCCAGGGTCAACCCCAGCCTCAGGCACAGCAGCCTCCCATGGTTGTGCAGGTGGATGGAGCCGGAGACACCTCCTCagaggaggacgaggatgaggaggaggagtatGATGAGGATgacgaggaggagaaggacAAGGATGGGGGAGAGGACgggcaggtggaggag GAACCACTGAACAGTGGggatgatgtcagtgatgaGGAAGACCAGGAGCTGTTTGATACAGAGAATGTAGTGGTGTGCCAGTATGACAAG ATTCACAGAAGTAAGAACAAATGGAAATTCCACCTGAAGGACGGGATCATGAATCTGAACGGGAGAGACTATGTCTTCTCCAAAGCCATTGGGGATGCCGAATGGTGA